The Chlorocebus sabaeus isolate Y175 chromosome 16, mChlSab1.0.hap1, whole genome shotgun sequence genome window below encodes:
- the TAC4 gene encoding tachykinin-4 isoform X2 has translation MLPCLILLLLMELSVCTVAGDGEVELSTKAETWITVALEEGAGPSIQLQLQEVKTGKASQFFGLMGKQVGGRPLIQPRRKKGREDDAQGSE, from the exons ATGCTGCCTTGCCTCATCCTGCTTCTCCTGATGGAGCTGTCCGTGTGCACTGTGGCAGGTGATGGTGAAGTGGAACTCAGCACCAAAGCAGAGACCTGGATAACTGTGGCCTTGGAG GAAGGCGCTGGCCCCAGCATTCAGCTCCAGCTGCAGGAGGTGAAGACGGGCAAAGCAAGCCAGTTCTTTGGGCTGATGGGGAAGCAAGTGGGAG GAAGACCTCTGATCCagccaaggagaaaaaaag GCAGAGAGGATGACGCCCAAGGTTCAGAGTAA
- the TAC4 gene encoding tachykinin-4 isoform X1, translating into MLPCLILLLLMELSVCTVAGDGEVELSTKAETWITVALEEGAGPSIQLQLQEVKTGKASQFFGLMGKQVGGRPLIQPRRKKAYQVEHTFQGLLGKRSLSTEGREDDAQGSE; encoded by the exons ATGCTGCCTTGCCTCATCCTGCTTCTCCTGATGGAGCTGTCCGTGTGCACTGTGGCAGGTGATGGTGAAGTGGAACTCAGCACCAAAGCAGAGACCTGGATAACTGTGGCCTTGGAG GAAGGCGCTGGCCCCAGCATTCAGCTCCAGCTGCAGGAGGTGAAGACGGGCAAAGCAAGCCAGTTCTTTGGGCTGATGGGGAAGCAAGTGGGAG GAAGACCTCTGATCCagccaaggagaaaaaaag CGTATCAGGTGGAACACACGTTCCAGGGCCTCCTGGGCAAGAGAAGTCTGTCCACAGAAG GCAGAGAGGATGACGCCCAAGGTTCAGAGTAA